From the Desulfohalovibrio reitneri genome, one window contains:
- a CDS encoding phage regulatory CII family protein has product MKDTITSIIHQHLVERHRGKARTIAAKIGKPYPTLMRELNPWDQGAKLGADTFVEILKQTRDADTLAYIAKELGYSISPLEQSDETCISQRG; this is encoded by the coding sequence ATGAAGGACACCATCACCAGCATCATTCACCAGCACCTTGTGGAAAGGCACCGGGGCAAGGCCCGGACCATCGCCGCCAAGATCGGCAAACCCTACCCCACGCTCATGCGCGAGTTGAACCCTTGGGACCAGGGAGCCAAACTTGGAGCGGACACGTTCGTGGAGATTCTCAAACAGACCCGTGACGCGGATACTCTGGCCTACATCGCAAAGGAGCTTGGTTATTCCATCAGCCCGCTGGAGCAGAGCGATGAAACCTGCATCTCGCAGCGCGGGTAA
- a CDS encoding response regulator has product MRRILIVDDHREVRKLVDTTLSGSGCEVIQADNGASAVEIARRDQPGVILMDAMMPGKLDGYEATRLIKGNPETNGCTIIMLTARGQLSDKEEGAKAGADYYMIKPFSPLELLQRVETIFREAES; this is encoded by the coding sequence ATGCGCCGAATTCTTATCGTCGATGACCATCGGGAGGTCCGCAAATTGGTGGACACCACGCTCTCCGGCAGCGGGTGCGAGGTGATTCAGGCCGACAACGGGGCCAGCGCGGTGGAGATCGCCAGACGCGACCAACCCGGGGTCATTCTCATGGACGCCATGATGCCGGGCAAGCTTGACGGCTATGAAGCCACGCGTCTCATCAAGGGCAATCCCGAGACCAACGGGTGCACCATCATCATGCTGACGGCGAGGGGGCAACTGTCGGACAAGGAGGAAGGGGCCAAGGCGGGGGCGGACTACTACATGATCAAGCCTTTCAGTCCACTGGAGTTGTTGCAGCGGGTGGAGACCATATTCCGCGAGGCCGAGTCGTGA